The DNA window CTATAAAAATACTCAACCTTCTGAAGGTAGGCACGGTTCCCGATGATGCCGAAGTTGTGGTCATTCTGTCACCCCAGCGGGACCTGACAGAAAAAGAATCTGATGCTCTGGGCTCATACCTTGAAAAGGGGGGAGCCCTCTTTCTCTCCCGGGATCTATCAGGAGTGGACATGAGGAATATGGATGCTCTCCTGGGCCGCTTTAATCTGATGATAACCCCTGGTGTCGTGATGGAAAAAGATACCAACAGGCTCCTTCCGGGCATGGGGAATAACCCCATAGTTTTTTCTCCCCGCATGGCTGAAGAGAACCCGGTTACCGACTCTCTCAGAGAAAACAATCTGGATGCCTTTGTCTCGACTGCCATGGGTATCCAGGAGACAGAGATCAGAAAAAGAAACCTCAAATTCACCTCTCTGCTGAACTCTTCCAACAGCAGCTGGCTCCGGACTGATTTGAATAACCCATCCGAGTTTAGAATGGCGGGGGACATCCCCGGCCCCATTACAGTTGCCGCCTCCCTGGCCGAAACAAACCGGGATACAGGCAAGGAAGATGGTGCCCGGATCATCCTCCTGTCTAGCGGACAGTCCCTGTCTGCCCTGCCCGGCCTGGGGCAGATTAAGGCCAATATCGAGTTCTTCCTCAATAGCCTGAACTGGCTGAGCGACCAGGAAGAATCCATGAATATCCCCAGCAAGAGTCTCTTCAGACTCCCGGTACAGATTAACGCTCTGCAGGCCTGGATCTATGGGGCGATATGTGTTCTCCTCATCCCCTTGTTGATTATCATCGGCGCCTCTGTGGTCCTTTACAGGAGGAAGCACCTTTGAAAAAGAAGAAACAGCTTCTTCTGGCATTGGCGTCCCTTATCCTTTTGAGCGGGGTTTACGGTTTAACGCAGCTTCTTTCAAAGCCGGAGGAACTGAATCAGGAGATCCCGGCAGCTCCCAGAGAAAGCTATATCCTCAGTGAAGTCTCTGAGGAGGAACTGAAGTCAGTGACAATTGAAAATACCATGGGAGCCTACACCCTCATCCTGGGCGAACAGGGGATTGAAGTAAAAGGTGCCTCCGGAATAATCCTGGATCAGCAGGCTGCTGCCGGATTGACCTACGCTCTGATGAACCTGAGAAGTAGTGAACTCATCGAAAAAGACAGCAGTGATCTGGACCGGTACGGCTTGACGAATCCCAGGGGATTGCTGACATTGGAGAAGAGGGATGGAAGTAAAACCATCGTCAAAGTCGGAAACAGCAACCCTTCGAAAAGCGGTTTTTATTCTCTGAGAGAGGGGGAACGCTCGGTATACCTTCTCTCCTCCTACCTCGCCACGTCCCTGTTAAACTCCATGGACCTGCTGCGGGACAGAACTCTACCCCCTGTCAACTTTCAGGAACTGAAACGCCTGACAATCAGCTCAGAAAGAACGATAGACATCGTGCCCTACTTTCCATATGAAGTCTTATCCAGCACATTGAGTCCTCTGGTCATGGTGAAACCCTATAGAAGACCGGTGGCGGTTAACACTCAGACCTACTCAAAGTCTATGGAAGCTCTGGCTCAGAACTACCGGATTGTCAGTTTCTACCCGGATGACACGGATAAGGATACAGGTCTGAACGATCAGGCCGCAGAGATCTACATGTTGGATTCCACAGGAAATGAAGTCAACATCCAGGTGGGAAACAAGTCTGCCGAGGGAGACTATTTCTGCCGGGTCAGTCACGTGGCCGGAATCGTCACCCTCCCCTCGGAAGCCCTCACTTTAATCAATGTATCGCCTCTTGAGATGTCCGACCGCTTTATGCGGCTCATAGGCATCGACAGTGTAAAAGAAGTGCGTGTTGATACACCCACAGAGAGCTGGGTGGGAGGCATTTTGTTTCTGGATGATGAGACGGGAGTCTTTACTTTTCAGGGTGAAAGTGTTGAAGAAGATCCCTTCAAGAAGATGTATCAGGAAATCCTCTACCTCCTATTTGAGGGTGAAATTCCTGGAGATTTCACTCCATCAGGGCCTGCTCAATTCACTGTGACTTATACAGGTAATGATCAAACTCCCGGCAAGACAACTGCCGAGTGCTACGAATATGACCAGGACTATTACGCTGTCAGCATAGACGGCTATCCCCCGGAGTTCCTTATCGGTAAATACCAGATTGAAAGTCTTTTAAATTATTTGAGGGATTTCAAGGGCTGAAAAAAACCCGTATCTTTCATGGATACGGGTTTTTTATAACTTTGCTGTCCGCTCTGAGTTTCCAGAGCAGGATATCAGGGAGATGTAGCGGCTACGGTACTGGGAGAAGAGTTCATCCATGCGGCGACTGCAACAAAAGTGTTGTTTCCATAAGTGACAGAACTCCAGTTAGCAGGGACAGGCAAGCTCCTTGCCGTCCAATTCAAACCATCCACTGAAGTGGCTGCTGTAGTACTATCTTTTGTTACCGAATCACCGGCAATCGAAACAAAAATACCATTTCCATATGTAATGGAACACCATTTCGCCAAGGAAGGCATGCTTGTCGTTGTCCAGCTGATACCATCAGATGAGACTGCAGCAGAATCTCTGTTGAATGATACAACATTGAATAAACCATTTCCAAATGTTATAGAAATCCCGGGTACCGGTATAGTTCTCGATGTCCAGTTGATACCATCAGGAGAAGTTGCTGCTACTGCACTATTGTGAGCAACAGCAGTAAATAATCCATTTCCAAAGGCAATAGAGCACCAATAATCAGCAGAAGGCATGGTACATAGTGTCCAGGTCACTCCATCAGTGGAAGTTAAAGCAGTCGTAGAATTCTGAGCTAAAGTAACGAATAAATCATCTGCAAAAATGATAGGGCACCAGTTTGCAGCGACAGGTAAAGTTCGCATTGTCCAGTGAATACCATCAGGTGAAGTCGCAGCGTCCGTGCTGTTAGAGGATGCATCATCACCAGCGATTGTTACAAAAACCCCATTGCCGTAGGCAATCGATTTCCAGTCAGTATCTACAGGAATCGTACTTCCAGTCCAATTCACACCATCAATTGATACTGCGGCCGCTCCTCCGTTGGTAGAGACAGCAACAAATCTCCCATCACCATATGTTACAGCTTTCCACCCGGAAGAGCTGGGTAATACACTTTCATTCCAGACCGACCCTGCAGAAATCCAATCCGTATATAATGTTAAGTGCTCATTCTGCACTGTTATAGTATCACCTGCTTTATAGGAAGTTCCGCTTCCGTCAGGATTAGTGTTCCATCCTGAATAATTGGAACCTGTCTTCATAAGATTTCCCGAATTACCAAGTACTATTGCCTGATCATCCTGGGAGTAGGCTTTGTTATCAATGGGTACACTACCTGAATCAGCTTCGTTTGAATTATAATTAATTGAATAACTTTCTGGCTCTTTACAGGCAGAGAGAATGAAAACGAGGGTACATATGAATATTATCTTTTTTTTCATCAGTAAATCCTTTTCAGAATAGAGTTCCGTTTATTATAGAGCTACCAACTTTGAAAAGAAGGTATTATTCGGGAACGTGCTCGAAAAGATGGGACAGACGAGGCATTTTTTCCAAACCGACATCATCAAAAAAGCGAAGAACCCAGCCTGCCTCTTTGATTTCTCTGGGATTCTCAGAAACAGGAACAATCGTCCCGATTTGAGACAGTTCCAGGTACTTTTTAACATCTTTGATTCTGTTTTTATAATTCCTATAAGTGGAGCAGGATGTGGCTTTCCAGAATCCCTCAACACAGTCTTTGCAATGAGGATGATTTGATTCATCTTCAGTATCACTCGTGCGGAGCACAAGCGACAGTTCCCAGCAGTTCAGGCTATTTTGGTGGGATCTCAAAAAGGCGAGAATAATACTATTTTCCTGTGGGCTGAGGATAGAACTGATGTCCCTCTGATTCAGAAATACTTTATCATGAATGATTCTTATTCTGCTTTTTGCGTGGGCATTCAACCAAAGGGTGGCACCAAGTAATGCCAGTCCTATGATGAGATTGAGAATGTTATAGACACTGGA is part of the Oceanispirochaeta sp. genome and encodes:
- a CDS encoding DUF4340 domain-containing protein — encoded protein: MKKKKQLLLALASLILLSGVYGLTQLLSKPEELNQEIPAAPRESYILSEVSEEELKSVTIENTMGAYTLILGEQGIEVKGASGIILDQQAAAGLTYALMNLRSSELIEKDSSDLDRYGLTNPRGLLTLEKRDGSKTIVKVGNSNPSKSGFYSLREGERSVYLLSSYLATSLLNSMDLLRDRTLPPVNFQELKRLTISSERTIDIVPYFPYEVLSSTLSPLVMVKPYRRPVAVNTQTYSKSMEALAQNYRIVSFYPDDTDKDTGLNDQAAEIYMLDSTGNEVNIQVGNKSAEGDYFCRVSHVAGIVTLPSEALTLINVSPLEMSDRFMRLIGIDSVKEVRVDTPTESWVGGILFLDDETGVFTFQGESVEEDPFKKMYQEILYLLFEGEIPGDFTPSGPAQFTVTYTGNDQTPGKTTAECYEYDQDYYAVSIDGYPPEFLIGKYQIESLLNYLRDFKG
- a CDS encoding GldG family protein, yielding MKIKLNFKARHAGMAAITTVAVLAGLILLNLVVQNIPAQWDMTRKKLFSLTDQTTNLVKSLDQEVMIYLLSKPGQEPKDIMEVLERYAGASSKISLELVDPDRNPTLISQYSEEGQSITNGSVIVVSGAYSRVIDRIDLYSISYSQQGQPQVLGMTAEQRVTSALAYVISGREPRIYILEGHNELTLAKLNLQDVVSKANYSIKILNLLKVGTVPDDAEVVVILSPQRDLTEKESDALGSYLEKGGALFLSRDLSGVDMRNMDALLGRFNLMITPGVVMEKDTNRLLPGMGNNPIVFSPRMAEENPVTDSLRENNLDAFVSTAMGIQETEIRKRNLKFTSLLNSSNSSWLRTDLNNPSEFRMAGDIPGPITVAASLAETNRDTGKEDGARIILLSSGQSLSALPGLGQIKANIEFFLNSLNWLSDQEESMNIPSKSLFRLPVQINALQAWIYGAICVLLIPLLIIIGASVVLYRRKHL
- a CDS encoding InlB B-repeat-containing protein, with amino-acid sequence MKKKIIFICTLVFILSACKEPESYSINYNSNEADSGSVPIDNKAYSQDDQAIVLGNSGNLMKTGSNYSGWNTNPDGSGTSYKAGDTITVQNEHLTLYTDWISAGSVWNESVLPSSSGWKAVTYGDGRFVAVSTNGGAAAVSIDGVNWTGSTIPVDTDWKSIAYGNGVFVTIAGDDASSNSTDAATSPDGIHWTMRTLPVAANWCPIIFADDLFVTLAQNSTTALTSTDGVTWTLCTMPSADYWCSIAFGNGLFTAVAHNSAVAATSPDGINWTSRTIPVPGISITFGNGLFNVVSFNRDSAAVSSDGISWTTTSMPSLAKWCSITYGNGIFVSIAGDSVTKDSTTAATSVDGLNWTARSLPVPANWSSVTYGNNTFVAVAAWMNSSPSTVAATSP